One window of the Camelina sativa cultivar DH55 chromosome 1, Cs, whole genome shotgun sequence genome contains the following:
- the LOC104710091 gene encoding uncharacterized protein LOC104710091 — MENNPPPAGGHNGNYQHNEDQAPLHPPRQPRVIGTYDQPNIHGKRQGIRAPPVENNNYEIKSSLINMVQSSKFHGFPMEDPLDHLDQFDMMCGTVKINGISEDAFKLRLFPFSLGDRARTWEKNLPVGSVTSWDQCKRAFLSKFFSTTRTARGLLPKIRMLLDTASQGNFLGQDVDVGMTLVENLAQSDGNYGEDYDRTTRDYTDMNKQHLKEIKALNDKMDKTMMANQKQVHFVNECELYQEGMEACVEGQAEVNYVGGQGYNKFNTNYRNHPNLSYHNTNVENPQDQTYSPQKTPGFPSQPSYQPQPQGNYQAKPQSYSQPQQQMNAPHPQGQVDDTTALLRQLLEGQGRGAIELATQMKAMHNKVENVYGELNAKIERLQTQVQGQTSSSSTRQMGSLPGKPEPNPKEFCNAIFKEEVNRVTSMSFKKSKMDSHADENERSIEVISALLYGSAVESLVVAKVEKTEKGSRGKEIVAEEVERKMNQVLLFLFIVLQFHFHKGSLQRPKRKRSQVSKLI, encoded by the exons ATGGAGAACAATCCTCCTCCTGCTGGTGGTCATAATGGAAATTATCAGCACAATGAAGACCAAGCTCCTCTCCATCCTCCAAGACAACCAAGAGTTATTGGAACTTATGATCAACCCAACATTCATGGGAAACGCCAAGGAATTAGAGCACCTCCTGTTGAGAACAATAACTATGAGATCAAGTCAAGTCTTATCAACATGGTGCAGAGCTCAAAGTTTCATGGTTTTCCTATGGAAGACCCTCTTGATCACTTGGATCAATTTGATATGATGTGTGGGACAGTGAAAATCAATGGAATCTCTGAAGATGCATTCAAGCTCCGCCTCTttccattttctcttggagataGAGCTAGGACTTGGGAGAAGAACCTACCAGTGGGATCAGTCACATCTTGGGATCAATGCAAGAGAGCTTTCCTATCCAAGTTTTTCTCTACTACAAGAACAgcaag AGGGCTGCTCCCaaagataaggatgttgcttGACACAGCAAGTCAAGGTAACTTTCTTGGCCAAGATGTTGATGTTGGTATGACTTTGgtggagaatcttgctcaaagtgATGGCAACTATGGGGAGGATTATGACAGAACTACAAGGGACTATACTGATATGAATAAGCAGCACCTCAAGGAGATTAAAGCTTTGAATGACAAGATGGATAAGACGATGATGGCAAATCAAAAGCAAGTCCACTTTGTCAATGAATGTGAACTTTATCAAGAAGGTATGGAAGCTTGTGTTGAAGGTCAAGCAGAAGTCAACTATGTAGGTGGCCAAGGGTATAACAAGTTCAATACCAATTACCGTAACCACCCTAACCTCTCTTACCACAACACCAATGTggagaacccacaagatcagACTTATTCACCACAAAAAACTCCTGGTTTTCCTTCCCAACCCAGTTATCAGCCTCAACCTCAAGGGAACTACCAAGCAAAACCTCAAAGCTATTCCCAACCTCAACAACAAATGAATGCACCACATCCTCAAGGTCAAGTAGATGACACAACTGCTCTACTTAGACAACTCCTTGAAGGACAAGGGAGAGGTGCCATTGAACTTGCTACACAAATGAAAGCCATGCACAACAAGGTTGAAAATGTCTATGGTGAGTTAAATGCCAAGATTGAGAGGTTGCAAACACAGGTCCAGGGAcaaacttcttcctcttcaacaagACAAATGGGTTCTCTACCAGGAAAACCAGAACCAAACCCAAAGGAGTTTTGCAATGCCATCttcaaggaagaagtgaacaggGTTACTAGTATGagtttcaaaaaatcaaaaatggatAGCCATGCTGATGAGAATGAAAGGTCTATTGAAGTGATCTCTGCTCTCCTATATGGTTCTGCTGTTGAGAGTTTGGTGGTTGCTAAAGTTGAGAAAACTGAGAAAGGATCAAGGGGTAAGGAGATAGTTGCCGAGGAGGTTGAAAGAAAGATGAACCAAGTGTTGCTCTTCCTCTTTATAGTCCTCCAATTCCATTTCCACAAAGGGTCCTTACAAAGGCCAAAAAGAAAGCGCTCTCAAGTTTCAAAGCTAATATGA